From the genome of Nasonia vitripennis strain AsymCx chromosome 1, Nvit_psr_1.1, whole genome shotgun sequence, one region includes:
- the LOC100678640 gene encoding tetraspanin-1, translated as MKYLKAALFTFNLLIWLAGCMVMVIGAWLLMDPTKGHLLNLYAADAAPSETIYFVAYGLLGLGLTVLTVGFFGCRAALHGSQCILAIYMSMLIALIVAEIVTAVVLGIVTYRVMTGLEPRLRERLSEHYGHDDTSSDVDFSHSLDYAQYKFNCCGIYNDTDFNGTAWWRDNHISATRRQVPLTCCVLKDTEAKNTGSPMSVISRVFYKNNEKPWLYPQPKDESACQSLDPSLHTGFRHKEGCLGKVRSWFQYESLTLILFGLAVAGAQAFGIITSAFLCKSVGDAPSG; from the exons ATGAAGTACCTGAAGGCGGCGCTGTTTACTTTCAACCTGCTGATATGG TTGGCAGGTTGCATGGTGATGGTGATAGGCGCTTGGCTGCTGATGGACCCGACCAAGGGCCACCTGCTGAACCTGTACGCTGCGGACGCCGCGCCGAGCGAGACCATCTATTTCGTGGCCTACGGTCTCCTTGGCCTCGGCCTCACCGTCCTCACCGTCGGATTCTTCGGCTGTCGGGCTGCGCTTCACGGCAGCCAGTGCATCCTCGCCATC TACATGAGCATGCTGATAGCGCTGATAGTGGCGGAGATAGTGACGGCGGTGGTCCTCGGCATAGTGACCTACCGGGTGATGACGGGCCTGGAGCCGCGGCTGCGCGAACGTCTCTCCGAGCACTACGGCCACGACGACACCAGCAGCGACGTCGACTTTAGCCACAGCCTCGACTACGCCCAGTACAAG TTCAATTGCTGCGGTATCTACAACGACACCGACTTTAACGGCACCGCCTGGTGGAGGGACAACCACATCTCGGCCACGAGGCGACAGGTGCCGCTCACCTGCTGCGTGCTCAAGGATACCGAG GCGAAAAACACTGGAAGCCCGATGAGCGTGATTTCCCGGGTGTTTTACAAAAAC AACGAAAAACCCTGGCTGTATCCCCAGCCGAAGGACGAGTCGGCCTGTCAATCCCTCGACCCGTCGCTACACACGGGATTCAGGCATAAGGAG GGCTGCCTCGGCAAAGTCAGGAGCTGGTTCCAGTACGAGAGCCTCACCCTCATTCTCTTCGGATTGGCCGTCGCTGGAGCTCAG GCTTTCGGCATAATCACATCGGCCTTCCTGTGCAAGTCCGTCGGCGACGCTCCCAGCGGATAA
- the LOC100122284 gene encoding carbonic anhydrase-like has product MEFSLPEFFIFCGSTILIAMLLMEVLDWSCLMASLDCPEAKAVAQPFLYGDASGVESWSCAYPEARGREQSPINIVTREATVLAPAKPLKWQGYRDEPLGASLLNDGNTVVLFGFWSCGTRPQLSGGPLSCAYEFRSAAFRWGPSDDEGSEHSLDYVRYPMELQVLHAKPGLECKARDSLAIVSYFFQITNVDNPYLDHVVQNLWRITSPGANYHVPAFPLEWLFPSFERRYYSYSGSLTQPPCSQVATWIIQPEPLAISTAQMAKFRQICSVEGPILSNSRPVQKLNDREVFYYA; this is encoded by the exons ATGGAATTCTCGCTTCcggaatttttcattttctgcgGCAGCACCATTCTCATAG CGATGCTCCTGATGGAGGTGCTGGACTGGTCGTGTCTCATGGCGTCCCTGGACTGTCCGGAAGCCAAAGCCGTCGCCCAGCCGTTTCTCTACGGCGATGCCAGTGGCGTCGAGTCCTGGAGCTGTGCTTACCCCGAAGCTCGCGGTCGCGAACAGTCGCCCATAAACATCGTCACTCGCGAAGCCACAGTTCTAGCGCCAGCTAAACCGCTGAAGTGGCAAGGGTATCGGGACGAGCCACTCGGCGCCAGTCTGCTCAATGACGGAAACACCG TCGTGCTGTTCGGCTTCTGGTCTTGCGGGACTCGACCTCAACTGTCAGGTGGTCCTCTGTCCTGTGCTTACGAATTTCGCTCGGCGGCCTTTCGTTGGGGGCCATCGGATGACGAGGGTAGCGAGCACAGCCTCGACTACGTTCGCTACCCTATGGAACTCCAGGTTCTTCACGCCAAACCTGGCCTCGAGTGCAAAGCTCGCGATTCGCTGGCTATAGTCTCCTACTTTTTCCAG ATAACCAACGTCGACAATCCCTACCTGGACCACGTGGTGCAGAACCTCTGGCGAATCACGAGTCCGGGTGCAAACTACCACGTGCCGGCATTTCCTCTCGAGTGGCTGTTCCCGAGCTTCGAACGCAGATACTACTCGTACTCAGGCTCGCTGACCCAACCGCCCTGCAGCCAGGTCGCGACTTGGATCATTCAGCCCGAACCTTTGGCCATCTCCACGGCTCAG ATGGCGAAGTTCCGACAGATCTGCTCGGTGGAAGGTCCGATTCTGTCGAACTCGAGGCCGGTTCAGAAGCTCAACGACCGTGAGGTTTTCTACTACGCTTGA
- the LOC103315482 gene encoding carbonic anhydrase 1-like isoform X1, with the protein MSKKTKKKDETMWTSTTGLPSWKQSPVDLSPMYTLHQNFPPLVLQGHLSSKSCAKMTNTGNTVKIEFPEGREPIVRGGPLQSDEYRFGELQFRWGPSDARGAEHSVDGVCRFIERFSMEAQAVHWNTSYGSPDKCYERDDGIAVVAFLFQVIGCQGMVDNPDFACIADNLSRIKIPDRSVELPPGCLNWMADACSKPGYYTYNGSLSTPPYTECVTWIVIPRSVKISARQANAFRDIYNSQGERILRNFRSQQKIHERKVYLATEY; encoded by the exons ATGTCgaagaaaacgaaaaaaa agGATGAAACGATGTGGACGTCGACGACTGGACTACCCAGCTGGAAGCAGTCACCGGTCGATTTGAGCCCGATGTACACGCTGCACCAAAACTTTCCACCGCTCGTACTCCAGGGACACCTATCCTCCAAATCTTGCGCCAAGATGACCAACACTGGAAACACGG TGAAAATCGAGTTCCCCGAGGGCCGAGAACCAATAGTCAGAGGTGGGCCATTGCAGTCGGACGAGTATCGATTCGGCGAGCTGCAATTTCGATGGGGTCCGAGCGACGCACGAGGTGCCGAACACTCCGTCGACGGCGTGTG TCGTTTTATCGAGAGGTTTTCCATGGAAGCCCAAGCGGTGCACTGGAATACGAGCTACGGTTCTCCGGACAAGTGCTACGAGAGAGACGACGGCATTGCTGTTGTTGCGTTTTTATTCCAG GTGATCGGCTGTCAGGGTATGGTCGACAATCCGGATTTCGCTTGCATCGCCGACAACTTGTCCCGAATTAAAATTCCAGATCGAAGCGTTGAATTGCCACCAG GTTGTCTGAACTGGATGGCCGATGCGTGTTCAAAGCCAGGCTATTACACTTACAACGGATCCCTAAGCACACCTCCGTACACGGAGTGCGTCACTTGGATCGTCATACCGCGCTCGGTTAAAATTTCGGCGAGACAG GCAAATGCTTTCAGGGATATTTATAACAGCCAGGGCGAGCGGATCCTTCGTAACTTTAGATCGCAGCAGAAAATTCACGAGAGGAAAGTTTACCTCGCTACCGAATATTGA
- the LOC103315482 gene encoding carbonic anhydrase 2-like isoform X3: protein MSKKTKKKDETMWTSTTGLPSWKQSPVDLSPMYTLHQNFPPLVLQGHLSSKSCAKMTNTGNTVKIEFPEGREPIVRGGPLQSDEYRFGELQFRWGPSDARGAEHSVDGVCRFIERFSMEAQAVHWNTSYGSPDKCYERDDGIAVVAFLFQVIGCQGMVDNPDFACIADNLSRIKIPDRSVELPPGCLNWMADACSKPGYYTYNGSLSTPPYTECVTWIVIPRSVKISARQGYL from the exons ATGTCgaagaaaacgaaaaaaa agGATGAAACGATGTGGACGTCGACGACTGGACTACCCAGCTGGAAGCAGTCACCGGTCGATTTGAGCCCGATGTACACGCTGCACCAAAACTTTCCACCGCTCGTACTCCAGGGACACCTATCCTCCAAATCTTGCGCCAAGATGACCAACACTGGAAACACGG TGAAAATCGAGTTCCCCGAGGGCCGAGAACCAATAGTCAGAGGTGGGCCATTGCAGTCGGACGAGTATCGATTCGGCGAGCTGCAATTTCGATGGGGTCCGAGCGACGCACGAGGTGCCGAACACTCCGTCGACGGCGTGTG TCGTTTTATCGAGAGGTTTTCCATGGAAGCCCAAGCGGTGCACTGGAATACGAGCTACGGTTCTCCGGACAAGTGCTACGAGAGAGACGACGGCATTGCTGTTGTTGCGTTTTTATTCCAG GTGATCGGCTGTCAGGGTATGGTCGACAATCCGGATTTCGCTTGCATCGCCGACAACTTGTCCCGAATTAAAATTCCAGATCGAAGCGTTGAATTGCCACCAG GTTGTCTGAACTGGATGGCCGATGCGTGTTCAAAGCCAGGCTATTACACTTACAACGGATCCCTAAGCACACCTCCGTACACGGAGTGCGTCACTTGGATCGTCATACCGCGCTCGGTTAAAATTTCGGCGAGACAG GGATATTTATAA
- the LOC103315482 gene encoding carbonic anhydrase 1-like isoform X2, with amino-acid sequence MATENQLKTLSRKRQSPIDLRDDVARLKYLPPLTLIGHWLNDGEATLTNNGDHAVIELSGERIPSIVKCGPLNDEYEFHNAHFHWAEDDCCGSEHTINSTWFSMEAHVVHWNRKYRTFDECLKHADGLCILAYLFMVKDGKYCRSHSMLEKITDNLEDVVSFGATTKIPANSLCWMREAVRCDYYYFYHGSYNKGDFPECALWIVFPNVMSIRSDQVAEFRKLQDAKGREIKSNGRKLQLLGDRRIYKVFPCCE; translated from the exons ATGGCAACGGAGAATCAACTGAAAA CTTTGTCGAGAAAAAGACAATCGCCAATCGACCTTCGTGACGACGTCGCGCGACTGAAATATTTGCCGCCTCTGACATTGATCGGGCATTGGCTGAACGACGGAGAAGCGACTTTAACGAACAACGGGGATCACG CCGTGATAGAGCTGAGTGGAGAGCGAATTCCGTCGATCGTAAAGTGCGGCCCTTTAAACGACGAGTACGAGTTTCACAATGCTCACTTTCACTGGGCCGAGGATGACTGTTGCGGCTCCGAACACACAATCAACTCCACCTG GTTCTCAATGGAGGCGCACGTGGTGCATTGGAATCGAAAGTATCGGACTTTCGACGAGTGTTTGAAACACGCGGACGGACTCTGCATACTGGCCTATTTATTTATG GTGAAGGACGGGAAGTATTGCCGAAGCCATTCTATGCTCGAGAAAATCACCGATAATTTGGAGGACGTCGTCAGCTTCGGAGCGACAACCAAGATTCCCGCTA ATTCTCTGTGCTGGATGCGAGAGGCGGTTCGCTGCGACTACTATTACTTCTATCATGGCTCCTACAACAAGGGCGATTTTCCCGAGTGCGCTCTCTGGATCGTGTTTCCCAACGTTATGTCGATTCGCTCGGATCAG GTGGCCGAGTTTCGGAAATTACAAGATGCGAAAGGCAGAGAAATCAAATCGAACGGACGCAAACTTCAACTTCTTGGAGACCGAAGGATTTACAAAGTGTTTCCCTGCTGCGAATGA
- the LOC103315481 gene encoding MYCBP-associated protein-like translates to MTTNCVEYLHTGMLLFDSTTCRRFHVNSNKHSEATSKLRSQDRVPLKPCSSFPSEPPAEEDRRLANWRRWLSDRQRLEQRLKRRPQDLALNAHEKVRPRNETRCLLEAAGKTEITSQDRYRGNPAFWRTAERLGTEDEGVYVQMDRAARNIPPDLTRVALPEMIRREKRLLNSHLDGVEIGYLKSKWECGDYLRKRTTELKRELQLLEPKKPELDSLVVVGKKFGCGDQEQTFVRTPVITITPPEKRKNLLSDPDSRIVLKIQDREFALENSRHFEKLTREQTEELRESGNVLDENKYAFSVYDSVYAYRILPKKTKTITWSLNFQSMGDELCERRLVLENKGVQTVSLDWRNATPEFLPFSVGPKFESRRFFFNKNRVTILPGQKIEIPIWFRSEKALVATETWRILVEPKVYPGALRLRLWATSSGEKLRLREEKDSEALRCHIRRRVCISAIRDILEELLLAATSDRIIDSVPYNMYFLESDIFQARNPTYFYHFVLVEEFKKMYEDTISEEGLKDWNLSLEDLRLNLRRIEDSNLRRSLLIRFQQLCDQCLRRSYIYDRPVCSKEKMTYWLLCAFFNEFEVESDFTINRCCSTIVTDNTEEEETLEKEMGSEILITAENLLVYREVFYVRIHCLLCDTVNRICAAIDTHDYFNKDSNR, encoded by the exons ATGACCACAAATTGTGTAGAATACCTACATACTGGAATGTTGCTATTTGACAGCACCACATG TCGAAGGTTCCACGTCAACAGCAATAAACACTCCGAGGCAACCTCCAAGCTCCGAAGCCAAGACCGCGTGCCTCTAAAACCGTGCTCATCATTTCCGAGTGAACCTCCAGCAGAGGAAGACCGACGTCTAGCGAACTGGCGACGATGGCTGTCGGACCGCCAACGTCTCGAGCAGCGCCTAAAGCGACGACCTCAAGATCTAGCATTGAATGCCCACGAGAAGGTTCGCCCACGAAATGAGACGCGATGTCTCTTGGAAGCTGCTGGGAAGACCGAGATCACGAGTCAGGACCGGTACCGAGGTAATCCGGCTTTCTGGAGGACAGCCGAGAGATTGGGAACCGAAGATGAGGGAGTTTATGTGCAAATGGACAGAGCTGCGAGGAATATTCCTCCAGATCTGACGAGAGTCGCTCTACCCGAGATGATTAGGAGGGAAAAGAGATTGCTGAACTCACATCTGGATGGGGTGGAAATCGGTTATT TGAAATCAAAGTGGGAGTGCGGAGACTACTTGCGAAAGCGTACAACCGAGCTCAAGAGAGAACTGCAGTTACTCGAACCTAAAAAACCAGAATTGGACAGTCTGGTAGTCGTGGGAAAGAAATTTGGATGTGGTGACCAGGAACAGACATTCGTCAGAACTCCAGTGATAACAATCACTCCGCCAGAGAAACGTAAAAACCTCCTCAGCGATCCAGACAGCAGAATAGTCCTCAAGATTCAAGACAGAGAGTTTGCGCTGGAAAACAGCCGCCACTTCGAGAAGCTGACGCGAGAACAGACTGAGGAGTTGCGAGAGTCTGGAAATGTTCTCGATGAGAATAAGTACGCATTCTCGGTATATGATAGCGTCTACGCCTATAGGATCTTGCCCAAGAAAACTAAAACTATCACCTGGAGCTTGAACTTTCAAAGCATGGGTGACGAGTTGTGCGAGAGAAGACTCGTCCTCGAAAACAAGGGCGTGCAAACGGTTAGTCTAGACTGGCGAAACGCGACTCCTGAATTTCTGCCGTTTTCCGTTGGCCCCAAGTTTGAATCTCGACGTTTCTTCTTTAACAAAAACCGCGTGACGATCTTACCCGGTCAGAAGATCGAGATCCCCATCTGGTTCCGCTCTGAGAAAGCCCTCGTGGCCACGGAAACATGGAGAATCCTAGTTGAACCGAAGGTTTATCCTGGAGCACTTCGCTTGCGGCTGTGGGCGACCTCTAGCGGCGAAAAACTGAGACTTCGCGAAGAAAAAGATTCGGAAGCTTTGAGATGTCATATAAGACGTCGCGTTTGCATCTCTGCGATTAGAGATATTTTGGAGGAATTGCTACTGGCAGCAACTAGCGACAGAATAATAGACAGTGTACCCTACAACATGTACTTTTTGGAGTCGGACATATTTCAAGCTAGAAACCCTACCTACTTCTACCATTTCGTTCTCGTGGAAGAATTCAAAAAGATGTACGAGGACACTATATCGGAAGAAGGTTTGAAAGACTGGAACCTGTCTCTGGAGGACCTGCGTTTGAATCTTCGAAGAATCGAGGATTCGAACTTGCGTCGTTCGCTGCTGATTCGCTTTCAACAACTCTGTGATCAGTGTCTTCGTCGATCTTATATCTACGATCGACCGGTTTGCTCAAAAGAGAAGATGACATATTGGCTGCTATGCGCTTTCTTCAACGAGTTCGAGGTCGAGAGTGACTTCACGATTAACCGATGCTGCTCGACAATTGTCACCGATAATACCGAAGAGGAGGAGACGCTCGAGAAAGAAATGGGAAGCGAAATTCTTATTACTGCTGAGAATCTATTGGTCTATCGAGAAGTCTTCTACGTAAGAATCCATTGCCTACTGTGCGACACTGTCAACCGAATCTGCGCCGCTATCGACACACATGACTACTTCAATAAAGATTCGAATCGTTGA